In a single window of the Halobacteriovorax sp. DA5 genome:
- a CDS encoding GlsB/YeaQ/YmgE family stress response membrane protein, with product MAIEQFIIILFIGAISGWLAGSLYRGETFGLVGNIIVGIMGSFVGSFTFHLVGFAGYGLIGSIVISTIGAIVFLATLQLLQKL from the coding sequence GTGGCCATCGAACAATTTATCATAATTTTATTTATTGGTGCTATCTCAGGCTGGCTAGCTGGAAGTCTCTATCGCGGAGAAACCTTTGGCCTTGTGGGCAATATCATCGTGGGTATCATGGGCTCCTTCGTAGGAAGCTTCACATTCCATCTGGTTGGCTTTGCAGGCTATGGCCTTATTGGAAGTATCGTTATTTCCACCATCGGCGCTATCGTCTTTCTAGCAACTCTCCAGCTCTTGCAAAAACTATGA
- the dut gene encoding dUTP diphosphatase yields MIDRVVDLKVKKLEHYDSSFDLPQYETTGAAGADLRAHLENKDSLVIAPGARVLVPTGLSFEIPHGYEVQIRPRSGLSFKTDLLVVNSPGTIDCDYRGEVKIILGNFGKEDFIIKHGERIAQMVMAPVWQARISAVDELSDTERGAGGFGSTGTK; encoded by the coding sequence ATGATCGATAGAGTAGTTGATTTAAAAGTAAAGAAGCTAGAGCATTACGACTCTAGCTTCGATCTTCCACAATATGAAACAACTGGAGCTGCAGGTGCGGATCTTCGTGCTCATCTTGAGAACAAAGATAGCCTTGTGATTGCTCCAGGTGCTCGTGTCTTAGTTCCAACAGGACTTAGTTTTGAGATCCCTCACGGGTATGAAGTTCAAATTAGGCCACGTTCGGGACTATCATTTAAGACTGACCTACTTGTTGTTAACTCACCTGGGACAATCGATTGTGATTATCGCGGAGAAGTTAAGATCATTCTTGGAAATTTTGGAAAAGAGGATTTCATCATTAAGCATGGTGAGCGAATTGCTCAGATGGTTATGGCCCCGGTTTGGCAGGCCAGAATTTCGGCCGTGGATGAGTTATCTGATACTGAAAGAGGAGCTGGAGGTTTCGGCTCAACAGGGACAAAGTAG
- the pnp gene encoding polyribonucleotide nucleotidyltransferase — translation MLNNKREFTYNFGGKEVTIETGRMAKQADASVIVSSGGTQVLVTATSATEVKDGQDFFPLLVEYTEKFYSAGKFLGGFLKREGRPSVGETLNARLIDRPLRPLFPHGYMFDTVISATVISYSPEGDPEVLAALGASAALTISDIPFEGPIGTCKVGRIGGEFVINPDHDKWAESDMEIVVAASDNAILMVEGEAKVAPEQDVLDAIFFGQKEIEGFVAFLKDIQKEVGRAKREFVSAAANNTMLEKIRADYTATAREALKITDKLERQKAVKAIEAQVKAAMADAPEAFGLTENDAFGKEAYKGVDELMYEMLRGDILNEDKRIAGRGLAEVREIETEIDVLKVPHGSSLFTRGETQVMAAVTLGGSKGAQMSDRIIGTSEDQFYLHYNFPPYSVGEARGVRGVGRREQGHGNLAERALKAVIPTDFPYTTRLVCEVLESNGSSSMGSVCSGSMALMDAGVPLTAPVAGIAMGLVTDGERFKILTDILGDEDHLGDMDFKVAGTTEGITAIQMDIKITGLTKEIVESAMAQAREGRLHILEEMAKTISVERKTLKEGVPVMKSMQIKQDQIGGLIGPGGKNIKKLQEDFELTIEIDEDGTTKFISTNQEMIDECMALVGLQLNGPEVGKVYEAKVASLKDYGAFVDIAAGVGGLVHISEIAEDRITDAADYLEEGQEVKIKVLEIDKMGRAKLSIKAVEALTRRDGKTEAEAQKDAPKREPRESRDGDRGDRRPRRDDRKPRGDRKPRGEKKD, via the coding sequence ATGTTAAACAACAAACGAGAGTTTACTTACAACTTTGGTGGTAAGGAAGTTACAATTGAAACTGGTCGTATGGCAAAACAAGCTGACGCATCAGTTATCGTATCTAGTGGTGGTACACAAGTTCTAGTTACTGCTACATCTGCAACAGAAGTAAAAGACGGACAAGACTTTTTCCCACTTCTAGTTGAATACACAGAAAAATTCTATTCAGCAGGGAAGTTCCTTGGTGGATTCTTAAAAAGAGAAGGTCGTCCTTCAGTTGGTGAGACTTTAAATGCTCGTCTAATTGATAGGCCACTAAGACCTCTTTTCCCACACGGATATATGTTTGATACAGTTATTTCTGCAACTGTAATCTCTTACTCACCAGAAGGTGACCCAGAGGTTCTTGCTGCACTTGGTGCATCAGCAGCTCTAACTATTTCTGATATCCCATTTGAAGGTCCAATTGGTACTTGTAAAGTTGGTCGTATCGGTGGTGAATTTGTTATCAACCCTGACCATGACAAATGGGCAGAGTCTGATATGGAAATCGTTGTTGCAGCAAGTGACAATGCAATCCTTATGGTTGAAGGGGAAGCGAAAGTCGCTCCTGAGCAAGATGTTCTAGATGCAATCTTTTTTGGTCAAAAAGAAATCGAAGGCTTTGTTGCATTCCTTAAAGATATTCAAAAAGAAGTTGGTAGAGCTAAGCGTGAATTCGTATCAGCAGCTGCAAACAATACTATGCTTGAAAAGATCAGAGCAGACTACACAGCAACAGCTCGTGAGGCGCTTAAGATTACTGATAAGCTAGAAAGACAAAAAGCTGTTAAAGCTATTGAAGCTCAAGTTAAAGCTGCAATGGCAGACGCACCAGAAGCTTTTGGTCTAACTGAAAACGATGCATTCGGAAAAGAAGCATACAAAGGTGTAGATGAACTAATGTATGAAATGCTTCGTGGAGATATCTTAAATGAAGATAAGCGTATTGCTGGTCGTGGACTTGCTGAAGTACGTGAAATCGAAACTGAGATTGATGTACTTAAAGTTCCACACGGATCATCTCTATTCACACGTGGAGAGACTCAGGTTATGGCCGCTGTTACTCTAGGTGGTAGCAAAGGTGCTCAAATGAGTGACCGTATTATTGGTACTTCAGAAGATCAATTCTATCTACACTATAACTTCCCTCCATATTCAGTAGGTGAGGCACGTGGTGTACGTGGTGTTGGACGTCGTGAGCAAGGTCACGGAAACCTAGCTGAGCGTGCTCTTAAAGCAGTTATCCCAACAGACTTCCCATATACAACTCGTCTTGTATGTGAGGTTTTAGAGTCTAACGGTTCTTCTTCAATGGGTTCTGTATGTTCAGGTTCAATGGCACTTATGGATGCTGGTGTTCCTCTAACTGCTCCTGTTGCAGGGATCGCTATGGGTCTAGTAACTGATGGTGAAAGATTCAAGATTCTTACAGATATCCTTGGTGACGAAGATCACCTAGGTGATATGGACTTTAAAGTTGCTGGTACTACTGAAGGTATTACTGCAATTCAAATGGATATCAAAATTACAGGTCTTACTAAAGAGATCGTTGAAAGTGCAATGGCACAAGCAAGAGAAGGACGTCTTCACATCCTAGAAGAGATGGCAAAGACTATTTCTGTTGAAAGAAAGACTCTTAAAGAGGGTGTTCCTGTAATGAAGTCTATGCAAATTAAGCAAGACCAAATCGGTGGCCTTATTGGTCCTGGTGGGAAGAATATTAAGAAGCTTCAAGAAGATTTCGAACTTACTATCGAGATTGATGAAGATGGAACAACTAAATTCATCTCAACTAATCAAGAGATGATTGATGAGTGTATGGCACTTGTTGGCCTACAACTTAATGGACCAGAAGTTGGTAAAGTTTACGAAGCAAAAGTTGCTTCACTTAAAGACTACGGTGCATTTGTTGATATCGCTGCTGGTGTTGGTGGACTTGTTCACATCTCTGAAATCGCTGAAGATAGAATCACTGATGCAGCTGACTACCTAGAAGAAGGTCAAGAAGTTAAGATCAAGGTTCTTGAAATTGATAAAATGGGACGTGCAAAGCTTTCAATCAAAGCTGTTGAAGCACTAACTCGTCGTGATGGTAAAACTGAAGCAGAAGCTCAAAAAGATGCACCAAAGCGCGAGCCACGTGAATCAAGAGATGGTGATAGAGGTGATCGTCGCCCTCGTCGTGATGACAGAAAGCCAAGAGGTGACAGAAAGCCTCGTGGTGAGAAAAAAGACTAG
- the ubiE gene encoding bifunctional demethylmenaquinone methyltransferase/2-methoxy-6-polyprenyl-1,4-benzoquinol methylase UbiE translates to MSNKELATRKTKSFEIFDKIAGTYDLLNHILSFGIDIYWRKVVIANLPKREKLQCLDLACGTGDLTIALARAKNVESVTGIDLSKGMIEIGKKKIVAKKLDKKAKMHIGDGVEIPAADETFDVTSVSFGIRNFPDFKKSLQNMYRVIRPGGRSFVLEFSIPKNFLFRGIYFFYFRYLLPFVGNLISKHKDAYTYLNQTVEDFPYGQEFADEMTKAGFKNVRFITLTFGIATLYIGEK, encoded by the coding sequence ATGAGCAATAAAGAGCTTGCGACAAGAAAAACAAAGTCATTTGAAATCTTTGATAAAATTGCCGGAACATACGATTTACTAAATCACATCCTTTCATTTGGTATCGATATCTACTGGCGTAAGGTGGTTATTGCCAACCTTCCGAAGAGAGAAAAACTTCAGTGTCTAGATCTTGCTTGTGGAACTGGAGATTTAACAATTGCACTTGCTCGTGCAAAAAATGTTGAAAGCGTAACAGGTATCGACTTATCAAAAGGTATGATCGAAATTGGAAAAAAGAAAATTGTTGCTAAGAAATTAGATAAAAAAGCCAAAATGCATATTGGCGACGGTGTTGAAATCCCAGCGGCCGATGAAACATTTGATGTAACAAGTGTAAGCTTTGGTATTAGAAATTTCCCAGACTTCAAAAAATCATTACAAAATATGTACAGAGTGATTCGTCCAGGTGGAAGAAGCTTTGTTTTAGAATTTTCTATTCCAAAGAACTTTCTTTTTCGTGGGATCTACTTCTTCTACTTTAGATACTTACTTCCATTTGTTGGAAACCTAATCTCTAAGCATAAAGATGCTTATACCTATCTAAATCAAACAGTAGAAGATTTTCCATATGGACAAGAGTTTGCAGACGAGATGACAAAAGCAGGTTTTAAAAACGTTAGATTTATTACTCTTACATTTGGGATAGCCACTCTTTACATTGGAGAGAAGTAA
- a CDS encoding polyprenyl synthetase family protein, producing MNEFFESIPPQILEKAVNIDLEIKSENCLKAIKEVLAKTVLSGGKRLRPMLTYLMADFFNAHEKEDVAICARAIEMVHAASLAHDDVIDGATQRRGNPSINVEASNKKAVLAGDYLLADVILSLSKIGSIKVLQSMSQVIQDLAIGEWVQSDALDSRKYSKEIIEKIAFHKTASVMGWCCWSGAYLGVEDQELASKAARFGHLIGIAFQMVDDTLDFSDGESLKDAHLDLEQNLVNSVVYDYLAANPLKMDEYQKGGELKDIVNLEEISENVSNIKNEATALVDEANDILHEIRTELISRGFNEERLAETIKPLELIGGFILNRQV from the coding sequence ATGAACGAATTTTTTGAAAGCATCCCTCCACAAATTTTAGAGAAAGCGGTCAATATTGACCTAGAAATTAAGTCCGAAAACTGCCTTAAAGCAATTAAGGAAGTTCTTGCTAAAACTGTTTTATCTGGTGGAAAACGCCTGCGTCCTATGCTGACATATCTAATGGCAGATTTTTTTAATGCGCACGAAAAAGAGGATGTCGCAATATGTGCTCGTGCAATTGAAATGGTTCATGCTGCTTCACTTGCTCATGATGATGTTATTGATGGCGCAACGCAAAGGCGTGGGAATCCTTCAATTAATGTTGAGGCATCAAATAAGAAGGCCGTTCTTGCTGGAGATTATCTGCTAGCAGACGTTATCTTAAGCCTTTCTAAAATTGGCTCAATCAAAGTTCTTCAAAGCATGTCTCAGGTAATTCAAGATCTTGCAATTGGTGAATGGGTTCAGTCTGATGCTCTCGATTCTCGTAAGTACTCGAAAGAAATTATTGAAAAAATTGCTTTTCATAAAACGGCCTCTGTTATGGGGTGGTGCTGTTGGTCTGGAGCTTACCTTGGTGTAGAGGATCAAGAGCTTGCATCTAAAGCTGCACGTTTTGGCCACCTAATCGGAATTGCTTTCCAGATGGTAGATGACACACTTGATTTCAGTGATGGAGAAAGCCTAAAGGATGCTCACCTTGATCTAGAGCAGAATTTAGTTAACTCAGTTGTCTATGACTATCTTGCGGCAAATCCTCTTAAGATGGATGAGTATCAAAAAGGTGGCGAGCTTAAGGATATCGTTAATCTCGAAGAAATCTCAGAAAATGTTTCTAATATTAAAAATGAAGCAACAGCACTTGTTGATGAAGCTAATGATATCCTTCACGAAATTCGCACAGAATTAATTTCTCGTGGGTTCAATGAAGAGCGCTTAGCTGAAACGATCAAGCCTCTTGAGCTTATTGGTGGGTTTATTCTAAATCGCCAGGTTTAA
- the rpsO gene encoding 30S ribosomal protein S15 → MISNAETASIVAEFGKEFGAGEKDSGCAAVQVAILTTRINNLKTHFGAHIHDYSSNRGLLKMIGRRRRLLKYVATNNEENYKALIKKLGLRK, encoded by the coding sequence ATGATTTCAAATGCAGAAACAGCAAGCATCGTAGCAGAATTTGGTAAAGAATTTGGTGCAGGTGAAAAAGACAGTGGTTGTGCAGCGGTTCAAGTTGCAATTCTTACAACAAGAATCAACAACCTTAAGACACACTTTGGTGCACACATTCACGACTATTCTTCAAACCGTGGTCTTCTTAAGATGATTGGACGTCGTCGTCGTCTTCTTAAGTATGTTGCTACAAACAACGAAGAAAACTACAAAGCACTAATTAAGAAACTTGGTCTAAGAAAGTAA
- the menD gene encoding 2-succinyl-5-enolpyruvyl-6-hydroxy-3-cyclohexene-1-carboxylic-acid synthase gives MDKFPVTENLSRLWASIIVDELAKNSITQFYAAPGMRNAPVLAAAHYHELVDTYSYFDERALSYRALGRSKVSDSIPLLTCTSGTAMANFAPAIIEANKSGLPLIILTADRPSELVKTDSNQTIDQLSVIADHTCYNLSLEAPNEALSATRLRTLISTAIGRAKINKRPVHINLPLREPLDSTPMPISKEYLEKALESFNNNGAKVISSAYQTYQMEFELGQKLVEAKNVLLVIGKLDGKKDLEHYQDALMKIKVPKYLDITSGLKYQFCLEDYLTPNFDHPEVLDVYEQSPPEIIIHIGGRLVSKHYYNFLERNKCELIHVTNVDFDHDPGFSNTYKIICDPLSFLNGLVKLELNQAPPVMWHDFVERKRAVIEEEELTQPFISKNIIENIDENYDLLVGNSTIVRSFDNFVSSNYRSNVNVFTNRGVSGIEGFVATLVGLSDENDKPKLLVLGDISFKHDLNSLYMLEEAAKAGKNLSVIIINNFQGDIFNLLPIAKEKEFLPLLTTPHNDRFDRLIKAFDGLSYECCETKDDFNKLVAKALSSKGVNIIEAITNNESNMALFKKLKTVKR, from the coding sequence ATGGACAAATTTCCAGTAACTGAAAATCTTTCAAGACTTTGGGCATCAATCATTGTTGATGAATTAGCAAAGAATTCAATCACGCAATTCTACGCGGCTCCAGGAATGAGAAATGCACCAGTTCTTGCCGCTGCTCACTATCATGAGCTTGTTGACACATATTCATACTTTGATGAAAGAGCACTAAGCTACAGGGCCCTAGGGCGATCTAAAGTCTCAGACTCGATTCCCCTGCTTACATGTACATCGGGAACGGCCATGGCCAATTTTGCGCCGGCAATTATCGAGGCAAATAAATCAGGGCTACCATTAATAATATTAACAGCTGATAGACCTAGTGAATTAGTTAAAACGGATTCAAACCAAACAATAGATCAATTAAGTGTTATTGCTGATCACACTTGTTATAATTTAAGTCTTGAGGCACCAAATGAAGCGCTAAGTGCTACGAGACTTAGAACTCTAATTTCAACGGCCATAGGACGCGCAAAAATCAATAAGAGGCCTGTACACATTAACCTTCCTCTTAGAGAGCCACTTGACTCAACACCAATGCCTATTTCAAAAGAGTATCTTGAAAAAGCGCTAGAGAGTTTTAATAATAACGGTGCCAAGGTGATCTCAAGTGCTTATCAGACTTACCAAATGGAGTTTGAACTAGGACAAAAACTAGTTGAGGCAAAGAATGTCTTACTCGTTATTGGAAAACTTGATGGAAAAAAAGATCTTGAGCATTATCAAGACGCGCTAATGAAAATCAAGGTGCCAAAGTATCTTGATATCACAAGTGGACTAAAGTACCAGTTTTGTCTCGAAGACTATCTGACACCAAACTTTGATCATCCAGAGGTTTTGGATGTTTATGAACAAAGTCCACCGGAGATTATCATTCATATCGGTGGCCGCTTAGTTTCAAAGCATTATTATAATTTCTTAGAAAGAAATAAATGTGAACTTATCCATGTAACAAATGTGGATTTTGATCACGACCCAGGATTTTCAAACACATATAAAATTATTTGTGATCCACTTTCGTTTTTAAATGGACTCGTAAAACTTGAACTGAATCAAGCGCCACCAGTTATGTGGCATGATTTCGTGGAAAGAAAGAGGGCCGTTATCGAAGAAGAAGAGCTGACTCAACCTTTTATCTCTAAGAATATTATTGAAAATATTGATGAAAACTATGATCTTCTTGTAGGTAATTCAACAATTGTCAGAAGCTTTGATAACTTTGTATCAAGTAATTACAGATCAAATGTAAATGTTTTCACTAACCGTGGCGTTAGTGGGATTGAAGGGTTTGTTGCAACATTAGTTGGACTAAGTGATGAGAATGATAAACCAAAGCTACTAGTTCTTGGCGATATTTCATTCAAGCATGATCTAAACTCTCTATATATGCTAGAAGAAGCTGCCAAGGCCGGAAAAAACCTAAGTGTTATTATTATTAATAACTTTCAAGGCGATATTTTTAATCTTCTACCTATTGCTAAAGAGAAGGAGTTTCTTCCTCTTTTAACGACTCCACACAACGATCGCTTTGATCGCTTAATAAAAGCATTTGATGGCCTATCATATGAGTGCTGTGAAACGAAAGATGACTTCAATAAACTTGTGGCAAAGGCCCTAAGTTCTAAAGGGGTCAATATTATAGAGGCCATAACAAATAATGAGTCGAATATGGCACTCTTTAAAAAATTAAAAACAGTAAAAAGGTAA
- a CDS encoding 2Fe-2S iron-sulfur cluster-binding protein: protein MFKVTLTPSNETIYVDDEMSLLEHLKKNGVYVNSSCGGHGTCTDCIVRVMAGADNLNEPTEVEKKLIGNVFHITKERMSCQTIVNGEVTVDMSGHSKAGVEAKREAKNKKVVNDKLSKLKQSGNFKVRKKDEVEKVMTERQAKWEEKNSKKEEWKNHWERDGRDNSKEKRLGGGRRPKTIRQNYKEEDDKNSKDD, encoded by the coding sequence ATGTTCAAAGTTACTCTTACTCCATCAAATGAGACAATCTATGTTGATGATGAGATGTCTCTATTAGAGCATCTAAAAAAGAATGGAGTTTATGTTAACTCTAGTTGTGGCGGACACGGAACTTGTACAGATTGTATCGTTCGTGTAATGGCCGGTGCAGATAATCTTAATGAACCAACAGAAGTTGAAAAAAAGCTTATCGGTAATGTTTTTCACATCACTAAAGAGCGTATGTCATGTCAGACAATCGTAAATGGTGAAGTTACTGTGGATATGTCTGGACACTCTAAAGCTGGTGTTGAGGCAAAGCGCGAAGCTAAGAATAAAAAAGTTGTTAATGATAAACTTTCAAAGCTTAAGCAATCTGGAAACTTTAAAGTTAGAAAGAAAGATGAAGTTGAGAAAGTAATGACTGAGCGTCAAGCTAAGTGGGAAGAAAAGAACTCTAAGAAAGAGGAATGGAAAAACCACTGGGAGCGTGATGGACGCGACAACTCTAAAGAAAAGCGCCTAGGTGGCGGACGCCGTCCTAAAACAATTCGTCAAAACTACAAAGAAGAAGACGATAAAAATTCTAAAGACGATTAA
- a CDS encoding polyhydroxyalkanoic acid system family protein, giving the protein MSLKVNYSQASSQEEAYNLGKQAVTPEYVAKFNVKADVTTDDGNFSMQAKGKGFELKLKFEESYCLVDLDLSFMLKPLKGKILETIENKIKKTV; this is encoded by the coding sequence ATGAGTTTAAAAGTAAACTATAGCCAAGCTTCATCTCAAGAAGAAGCCTACAATCTAGGTAAGCAGGCCGTAACACCTGAATACGTCGCAAAATTCAATGTAAAAGCTGATGTGACGACTGATGATGGTAATTTTTCCATGCAAGCTAAAGGAAAAGGCTTTGAATTGAAGCTAAAGTTTGAAGAATCTTACTGTCTGGTTGATCTTGACCTATCTTTTATGCTAAAGCCTCTTAAAGGAAAAATTTTAGAAACCATTGAGAATAAGATTAAGAAGACGGTTTAA
- a CDS encoding isochorismate synthase MenF: MRLSANNLQIDIINALIKLDCSSEDLIKGSEYSLVKFEAGFNNISSIIDLFQTSKKFYFLNKDKDTEFLALGSWRDFSSLYHYEDIERLIESHDFLKICGAQRFKAEADSLEWHGLEDCSYFVPKVLIETTPQGVDINVILPNSFFADEQNKKEALHELAITLDPNPRHMHSDYNHITKNISETSKNQWSKIVEAAVSKINRSQISKIVLSRKLKVSFKNPISSYEQFKTLKENNSYNSYNILFQFSAHQCFYSVTPETLFKLDGRKVLIDSIAGTTKRGANKQEDDTLEANLLSNTKELEEHRHVSSYIEETLANLASDIEITKKEQILKLKYIQHIHTKYEATLNDSAKRSDLITKLHPTPAVAGLPKPLAISLISELETNSRGLYAAPIGYFSKDKTELAVGLRCALVDKTDLHIYAGCGIVKDSSAEKEWNETTNKMKNFTEVIKAKSWTNFQ; encoded by the coding sequence TTGCGTTTATCTGCCAACAACCTCCAAATTGATATCATCAACGCCCTGATTAAACTTGATTGTTCAAGTGAAGATTTAATCAAGGGTAGTGAATATAGTCTTGTAAAGTTTGAGGCCGGGTTTAATAATATCTCATCTATTATTGACCTCTTTCAAACTTCAAAAAAGTTTTACTTTCTAAACAAAGACAAAGATACAGAGTTTCTGGCCCTTGGTTCTTGGCGTGACTTTAGCTCCCTTTACCACTACGAAGATATTGAGAGGCTAATTGAGTCTCATGATTTTCTTAAAATTTGTGGTGCTCAAAGATTTAAAGCTGAAGCAGATTCGCTTGAGTGGCATGGACTTGAAGACTGCTCGTACTTTGTTCCTAAGGTCTTAATCGAAACGACACCTCAGGGTGTTGATATCAATGTAATTCTTCCAAACTCATTCTTTGCGGATGAGCAAAATAAGAAAGAGGCCCTTCATGAATTGGCCATTACCCTTGATCCAAATCCTAGGCATATGCATAGTGACTACAATCATATAACAAAGAATATTTCTGAGACGAGTAAGAATCAGTGGAGTAAAATAGTTGAGGCCGCAGTTTCTAAGATTAATCGTTCACAAATTTCTAAGATAGTTCTTTCTAGAAAACTTAAGGTTTCATTTAAGAACCCTATCAGTTCATATGAACAATTTAAGACACTAAAAGAAAACAATAGCTACAATAGCTATAATATCTTATTTCAATTTTCAGCACACCAATGCTTCTATAGTGTAACACCAGAGACTCTATTTAAGCTTGATGGCAGAAAAGTTCTGATCGACAGTATTGCAGGAACGACGAAAAGAGGCGCCAATAAGCAAGAAGATGACACGCTAGAGGCAAATCTACTATCTAATACAAAAGAGCTTGAAGAACACAGACATGTCTCAAGTTATATTGAAGAGACGCTAGCTAATTTGGCGAGTGATATTGAAATTACTAAAAAAGAACAAATTCTAAAACTTAAATATATTCAGCATATTCATACGAAGTACGAAGCGACTTTGAATGATAGTGCTAAACGCAGTGATCTAATCACTAAACTGCACCCTACTCCTGCAGTTGCGGGGCTTCCAAAGCCACTTGCAATTAGTCTTATTAGTGAACTAGAAACTAATTCTCGCGGGCTCTACGCTGCCCCAATTGGTTATTTTTCAAAAGACAAAACTGAGCTTGCAGTTGGTCTAAGGTGTGCACTTGTGGATAAAACAGACCTACATATTTATGCTGGTTGTGGAATCGTTAAAGATTCTTCGGCGGAAAAAGAATGGAATGAAACCACAAACAAAATGAAAAACTTCACTGAAGTTATCAAGGCCAAATCATGGACAAATTTCCAGTAA
- the menA gene encoding 1,4-dihydroxy-2-naphthoate octaprenyltransferase — protein MSQLVKGFIIAARPKTLPAGASPVILATAHAFFDQGEISWIIFVITLLCTLLLQISSNLINDYYDTQTGVDTQERLGPERVTNTGLIEPQTVKKFFIGTLALAFLLGIFLMNVGGMPIVILGLASIAGAYHYTGGPFPLSHYGMGELLALIFFGNIAVCGTYYLQTSTINDAVILLSLFPGLLSAAIMAINNARDIESDAIAKKMTLGVLLNRALKKKASSWLPLFFVAQAFIILCAHSYLVLNQGQSLAFMMVFLIITLIFLKTWTFLIKNGPSPAYNDSLARTGKYLFITSLIYSGILWLS, from the coding sequence ATGAGTCAACTTGTAAAAGGCTTTATCATTGCAGCAAGGCCAAAGACATTACCAGCGGGAGCTTCACCAGTAATACTAGCGACAGCACATGCCTTTTTTGACCAAGGCGAGATTAGCTGGATTATTTTTGTTATTACTCTGCTTTGTACATTACTTTTACAAATCTCATCAAATCTAATCAATGATTACTATGACACTCAGACTGGTGTTGATACGCAAGAGCGCCTCGGTCCAGAGCGTGTCACAAACACCGGCCTAATAGAGCCGCAAACAGTTAAAAAATTCTTTATTGGAACGTTGGCCTTAGCATTTCTTCTCGGAATCTTTCTGATGAATGTTGGGGGTATGCCCATTGTTATTCTAGGTCTGGCCTCAATCGCTGGTGCATATCATTACACAGGAGGGCCATTTCCTCTGTCACACTATGGAATGGGAGAACTACTTGCTCTTATCTTCTTCGGAAATATTGCAGTTTGTGGAACTTACTACCTTCAGACTTCAACGATTAACGACGCAGTCATACTGCTAAGTCTTTTTCCTGGCCTTTTAAGTGCTGCTATCATGGCCATTAATAATGCACGTGATATTGAAAGTGATGCTATTGCAAAAAAGATGACTCTTGGTGTTCTACTGAATCGTGCACTCAAAAAGAAAGCGTCAAGCTGGCTTCCATTATTTTTTGTTGCTCAAGCCTTTATCATTCTATGTGCCCACTCATACCTAGTTCTAAATCAAGGACAATCACTTGCTTTTATGATGGTGTTTCTAATTATAACTCTCATTTTTTTAAAGACATGGACTTTCTTAATTAAAAATGGGCCATCTCCAGCTTATAACGATAGTCTAGCTCGTACAGGTAAGTACCTATTTATTACATCACTTATCTATAGTGGAATCTTGTGGCTAAGCTAA